The following proteins are co-located in the Microplitis demolitor isolate Queensland-Clemson2020A chromosome 5, iyMicDemo2.1a, whole genome shotgun sequence genome:
- the LOC128667784 gene encoding uncharacterized protein LOC128667784, translating into MIPLNKVRLPPCKAELQQHLLRTQYITSIWRNAYLRFPSSLTPDRNGWALNEDTLDFHWFDGDCIPQSVFDALVHDNNKQNDIGNVIADDAEDDEADTDESEEDSDSSDEGASTDEE; encoded by the exons ATGATTCCCCTCAACAAAGTACGTTTACCACCGTGCAAAGCTGAATTACAACAACATCTTTTACGAACGCAATATATAACGAGTATTTGGAGAAATGCATATTTACGATTCCCCAGCTCTTTGACACCGGATAGAAACGGATGGGCACTTAATGAGGATACGCTAGATTTTCACTGGTTTGACGGAGATTGTATACCACAATCAGTATTCGACGCTCTTGTCCatgacaataataaacaaaatgataTTGGAAATGTTATTGCAG ATGATGCAGAGGATGATGAAGCGGACACAGATGAATCTGAAGAAGATTCTGATAGCTCTGATGAAGGAGCATCCACAGATGaagaataa